The genomic interval TTCCACGTCGCACATTTCCACGTCGCACATTTCCACGTCGCACATTTCCACGTCGCACATTTCCACGTCGCACATTTCCACGGCTCGCGTTTGCACGTCTCACGTTGCGGCGTCCAGTGCTGCTGCCTGAGGTGTTTCCATTGCGATTAGCGCGAACGCGACGCACATTTGTGTACCTCAGATTGGTAACGCGCACAGTTCTCCCACCATTTCCCGTTCCAGTGCCGGTTGTTCCAGTGCCAGTTGTTCCAGTGCCGGTTGTTGCAGCctctgttgttgtcgttgttgttgttgtcacacaATCCACATGGTTTTCATTGCCCGCAGCCTCACAGTCGGTGCATCCAGCTGGCAAATTGGGATCAAAAGATGTGCAGGCGACCGCCTCGCTGTTCCTCACATGGAAActggccaaaatggcaaggctCAGGACAATTGTTGTAGCTCtcatgttatttttgttggtttttcgaTTGTTGCTGCAGAGAAGCGTTTAAGATATTGATATGGAATATCTTCGACACATCGCCTTTTATAGCCAAAAATATTGATGGATTCTTTGCGCAAAATGTGCGCAGCTGTTTAAAGTTATTTAATAAAGTTTGATAACTCGTCAAATTAGGCGTCGATTTGCAGGCAAATATATTATTGAATAGAACAAATAATACGCATCTTTTTCAAACAGATCACCTTCAGTTAGTTGAATaaccaaaatcaaacaaattaacaaaaatgtgcACCTTGAGCGTTTAATTGCTTATAAATCAGCATTGATAAACTTTGGGTAAAAGTATCTGAAAGGCTTACTTTAACAGATTTTTACATTACATTTAATACTGATTTTTTCAGTAATTTTTCATgtaattatttaagttttttatatgtttttctcCAGTCATACAAATTTGTACAAGAATTATCTGAAAGGCTTACTTTAACAGATTTTTACATTACATTTAATACTGATTTTTTCAGTGAATTTTCATgtaattatttaagttttttaaatgttttcctCTAGTcatacaaattttgtaagcctcaaaaatcaaatgaaaaatattctcTTTCTCGCCAATTAACTTTGTAATTTACCGTGAGAGTTTCCAATGAATGAGCTTTTGTATCTCCATatagttttaattattatgaCGTCACCTGCACTTTCAGAGCAAAGCGGAGACAATGCCAGTTGGCCTTATGCGATTCGTTTCAGTTGGAGTTGAAGCCGATCTCTGAGCGGTTCAGCCATGGACTTTACTGCGAATATTTGTTTGTACTCGATGCTCGTGCTACTTGCACGGCAAACGGTGAGTATTCCAACTGCGTCTATAATGCAgcatattataatatataatatagttaaaTTAATTGTGAAACTTGTGCAGCTATCGATTTGTATACCACCCAACCACTGCATTGAGGACGTAAGTGCGCAGCTTAATTTGCATTCGGTTGTAGTTTTTGCATTCATCCCACTTGCAGATGGACTATAGCGATGCCAAGGAACGATTTGGCTATGTACTTGCGAAATATGCCGagctgcaaatgaaaattggtGGAGTGCCTCTGGGGTAAGTTTTGAgctggcattaaaattatGCAGACACATTGAGAATTTTCGACGCCGTCGACCGCAGTTTGCATGGCAAGCTTGTCACGCACGGCAACATCGAGGAGCAGCATATAGTGTTTCAGCTGATGGACAACACGCCGCACGACGTCATTCAGAGCTGCGTGTTCGTGGTTACCAATGCTCCGGGTGAGTGCGAGTCAATTGTGACTGTCTGCAACACATTCCTGGGGCGCACACCGCGGCCTCTGCTGGAGCGCAAGCCATTGACGGTCTGCGAGGATGGCGTGCGCGAGGCGGAACTGGATATGGAAGAGGAAGAGGAACCGGATGCCGAGGAGGACACTGAGGTTGCCAATGAGGGCAAAGAAGCAACGTCAGCCACGGCAGCCACGGCAACGGATGTCGATGTGACCAGCGACAATGAGCTCATCTAGACCTTTGAACATATGGATTAATTCGTGTTAGCTTGGGCGAAGCCCTAACAATCtctctattcaaatgatttcCATAAAATGTAGAAAAGTTTCAAATTGAATCCAGTTTCATAAGCATATAATAAACTATTTAAGCCCTAATACATATTCAAAACTTGCCTAAAAGTATaccaaaaattgaaacaaataattgaaatcTTAAATCGGTCAAAGTCAAAGTTATACGGCTTAAcggattttggtcaagatcacAGCACTTAACAAACGGTTGCTCTTAAGGAAGAGCAACAACTTTTTCCATGCCTTTAATTCCGTTAACCGCCAGCCCACAAAAAATGGCGCCTGCGCCGCAGACACAGTCAAAGAGCACGCTCTTAGCATTGAGGCACAGTGGTctgatatatgcaaaaatatttttattcagtATTTCCAGCAAGTGGTCTTTCTGAAAAGCCTGACTTGACGGAGAATATAACTCACGCACATAATtgtgtttaaaaatatttagtataatacaaaatta from Drosophila virilis strain 15010-1051.87 chromosome 2, Dvir_AGI_RSII-ME, whole genome shotgun sequence carries:
- the LOC6630356 gene encoding uncharacterized protein — translated: MDFTANICLYSMLVLLARQTLSICIPPNHCIEDMDYSDAKERFGYVLAKYAELQMKIGGVPLGLHGKLVTHGNIEEQHIVFQLMDNTPHDVIQSCVFVVTNAPGECESIVTVCNTFLGRTPRPLLERKPLTVCEDGVREAELDMEEEEEPDAEEDTEVANEGKEATSATAATATDVDVTSDNELI
- the LOC6630357 gene encoding uncharacterized protein; this encodes MRATTIVLSLAILASFHVRNSEAVACTSFDPNLPAGCTDCEAAGNENHVDCVTTTTTTTTEAATTGTGTTGTGTTGTGTGNGGRTVRVTNLRYTNVRRVRANRNGNTSGSSTGRRNVRRANASRGNVRRGNVRRGNVRRGNVRRGNVRRGNVRRGNKNRRSGANVRVVRG